From the Longimicrobium sp. genome, one window contains:
- a CDS encoding CBS domain-containing protein: protein MNARDLMSRDPVAVTPGDPLLRAAVAMRDLEVGMVPVVGSREEMRPVGVITDRDIVVRHVAAGHLTSCTCAQVMSRGPLVAVAPDTPLAEVMHRMARHRVRRVLVVDAGRLVGVVSAADILSREQRLAPELVEAVLQQIAEPELAGV, encoded by the coding sequence ATGAACGCGCGAGACCTGATGAGCCGCGACCCGGTGGCGGTCACGCCCGGAGACCCGCTCCTCCGCGCCGCCGTCGCCATGCGCGACCTGGAGGTGGGGATGGTGCCGGTGGTGGGCAGCCGCGAGGAGATGCGCCCCGTGGGGGTCATCACCGACCGCGACATCGTGGTGCGGCACGTGGCGGCCGGGCACCTGACCTCGTGCACCTGCGCGCAGGTGATGTCGCGCGGGCCGCTGGTGGCCGTGGCGCCCGACACGCCGCTGGCCGAGGTGATGCACCGCATGGCCCGCCACCGCGTGCGCCGCGTGCTGGTGGTGGACGCCGGTCGCCTGGTCGGCGTCGTCTCCGCCGCCGATATCCTGTCGCGCGAGCAGCGCCTCGCGCCCGAGCTGGTGGAGGCGGTCCTCCAGCAGATCGCCGAGCCCGAGCTGGCCGGCGTGTGA
- a CDS encoding type II toxin-antitoxin system VapC family toxin has protein sequence MFWDTSALIKAYATEPGSATAQAALKAVPSRRAAVSDFVALETLSVFAKLLRTGTFSASEYRSARGEFHKDYSGNFVEVLVEQRIRTNARALIETHRKAGVGALDILHLACALDVKAASHPRPVVFAVVDAALRRIAAREGLRTFDPETQTVSDLLASMR, from the coding sequence TACGCCACGGAACCCGGGAGTGCCACCGCGCAGGCGGCGCTCAAGGCCGTGCCTTCCCGGCGCGCCGCGGTTTCCGACTTCGTCGCCCTGGAGACGCTTTCCGTGTTCGCCAAGCTGCTCCGTACCGGCACGTTCTCCGCCTCGGAGTACCGCTCCGCGCGTGGAGAATTCCACAAGGACTATTCCGGCAACTTCGTGGAGGTGCTCGTGGAGCAGCGGATCCGCACGAACGCGCGTGCTCTGATCGAAACGCACCGCAAAGCCGGCGTCGGCGCGCTCGACATCCTGCACCTTGCCTGCGCGCTGGACGTGAAAGCTGCTTCGCATCCGCGGCCGGTCGTGTTCGCGGTGGTCGACGCTGCACTGCGCAGGATTGCCGCGCGGGAGGGGCTACGCACGTTCGATCCCGAGACCCAGACCGTGTCTGATCTCCTGGCCTCGATGCGCTGA